Within the Desertibacillus haloalkaliphilus genome, the region TGTTTACGCTGAGGCATTCACAGGTTCAAACGTTAACTGGAGAAATACTTAACATTGAAATAAAGTCCTCTTCGTTGGACTTATCCTCTGAACTATCTTATAGAAAGATACTTACTTCGATTATCATCAGCCTGAGTAGTGGTCTCATCGTTCTTGTGCTATTAATGGTTGGTTGGACGCTATATATTTCTAAAACGATTTTACATCCACTTAAAGAAATTTACACAGCAACAGAAGAAATGCGTGACGGCAACCTGAATTATGAGATTCACTACAAAAGAAATGATGAGATAGGCAGGTTCATTAAAGGTTTTAATACGATGCGAGATCATTTGAAACTATCGATTGCTAAGCAGCAGCTTTATGAAAACAATCGTAAGGAATTAATCGCAACAATCTCTCATGATCTAAGAACACCACTTCAGTCTATTAAGGGC harbors:
- a CDS encoding HAMP domain-containing protein, producing the protein FTLRHSQVQTLTGEILNIEIKSSSLDLSSELSYRKILTSIIISLSSGLIVLVLLMVGWTLYISKTILHPLKEIYTATEEMRDGNLNYEIHYKRNDEIGRFIKGFNTMRDHLKLSIAKQQLYENNRKELIATISHDLRTPLQSIKG